From Betta splendens chromosome 3, fBetSpl5.4, whole genome shotgun sequence, the proteins below share one genomic window:
- the senp8 gene encoding sentrin-specific protease 8 encodes MDPVVLSYQDSLLRRSDVSLLEGPYWLNDQVIGFAFEYFAAERFRALGETVIFISPEVTQFIKCASCPDELALFLEPLDLASRRWVFLAVNDNSNQTAGGSHWSLLLYHHRSNHFAHYDSQNGSNSMHARRIASKLEPFLGAGRKALFVEEPCPSQQNSYDCGMYVICIAEALCEKARVEGSPRLPVQIITPAYITQKRAEWCRLIHSLAQNDLCCSLSFA; translated from the coding sequence ATGGACCCTGTGGTGTTGAGCTACCAGGACAGCCTGCTGCGGCGCTCCGACGTGTCCTTACTGGAAGGACCATACTGGCTCAATGACCAAGTCATTGGCTTTGCCTTTGAGTACTTTGCTGCTGAACGCTTCAGAGCCCTGGGGGAGACGGTCATCTTCATCAGCCCAGAGGTCACTCAGTTCATTAAGTGTGCCTCATGCCCAGATGAGCTAGCACTGTTTCTGGAGCCCCTGGATCTAGCCTCTCGTCGCTGGGTCTTCCTGGCTGTAAATGACAACTCCAACCAAACAGCTGGAGGATCCCACTGGAGCCTTTTGCTGTATCATCACCGCTCCAATCACTTTGCTCACTATGACTCTCAAAACGGAAGCAACTCAATGCATGCACGGCGCATCGCCAGCAAGTTAGAGCCTTTCTTGGGTGCAGGGAGGAAAGCGCTGTTTGTGGAAGAGCCCTGCCCGTCACAACAGAACAGCTACGACTGTGGCATGTATGTTATCTGTATCGCTGAGGCCTTATGTGAGAAGGCCAGGGTGGAGGGTTCGCCACGCCTTCCAGTGCAAATCATCACCCCAGCCTACATCACCCAGAAGAGGGCTGAGTGGTGCAGACTGATCCATAGTCTAGCTCAGAATGACCTCTGCTGCTCGCTGTCTTTTGCTTAG